Below is a genomic region from Hevea brasiliensis isolate MT/VB/25A 57/8 chromosome 3, ASM3005281v1, whole genome shotgun sequence.
GGAGATTAGAGTGATTAATATgaactttttattaattaattaaaaattttaatcaacAAACTTTGTTATAACCATAAAATGAACAATTAATTGTCCACACAAACCTTATTTGCTATTATTATCTTAATAGGCTTCCTGTCATATCAGATCTGATGAGTTGTAAAAAAGAAAGACCCCGACATAGCATTTCAACGATGGCAACTTCAAGATCATCATCATGCCATGATTAAGACCGCCATTTTCAATTAATTAGTTACATGATACTGCATGCTGACGGATTTTCTTCACTAAGGCAATCACATCTGCCGACATAGCATCCCCTCCGGCAACCGCCGCCGCCCCAACTATCGTATATTGGCCTTCCATAAGGCTCATAACATGGAGCTGGAGTTCCATAACCTGCGTAACATGGGGGTGGCCTTCCATACCCGTGATAACACGGGCCTCCACCATATCCTGCATAACATTCCGGGCAACAGGTCCTCACCGGCGGTGTATATGCTGGGGTTGGTTCTGGAGGCTTAGGTGCTGGTGCCGGTGCCGGCTTAGGTGCTGGTGCCGGCTTAGGTGCTGGTGCCGGCTTAGGTGCTGGTGCCGGTGCCGGTGCCGGTGCCGGTGCCGGTGCTGGTGCTGGTGCTGGTGCTGGTGCTGGTGCTGGTGCTGGTGCTGGTGCCGGTGCTGGTCGCGGTGCCGGTGCTGGTGCCGGTGTTGGTTTATCTTTGGGCTTCTCCGGCTCTTTCTTCTCGGTCTCCTTTGGTTGATCTTTGGGCTTCGCCGGCTTAGGCTTCTCTATAGGTTTCTCTGGAACTTTGATTTCAATACCCTTGACTGAATCACCACCTTTGCAACATATCTTTTTCTTGATCTTTTCTGGGCTGCAGCACACCACAGTGATTGTCACTGTATTTGCCTTCTCATCATATACCTGATTTTGAATTTCTCTTGTACAGAAGGCCACCAAAATCACAAAATAGCTCAGTCACTTTCCTTCAAGCAAATGGAAGAATTAATATAACTAGTAAATGGATAAATCATTGAATAGAGACTCACGAGGAATTTGACAGAGCACTTTCTTGATTTTCTTTAAGCACTTCTCGCAGCCAAGATCGACCTTAATCACCATTACTGTAACTTTCTGCAAAAGTATATGTAAACTTAATTTACAACAGCTTCCCACTTTCCAAATGAATAAAGCCAAAAAAGAATTTGAATGATTGAAACATGTTTCTGACACAAGGATGAAATGGAAACCAGAGAGATATCCAAATAATTAACAAGAAAAACCCACCACcacaaaaaatatgaaaaataatagTGGGTAGAAAGAGATTATGATAAAGAGATAAAATAGTTACATACCTTCTCTGCCATGGCTGTGATGGATGAAACACAAGCATCTGAATCTGATGAAGATAATATGAAATGGGTAGGCGAAAGCTATACTTCAATGAATGAAATGAAACAGAACGAAAGAGAGATGATCGAaaagattattattaattaaGGCGGTTTGCATCTTAAGTAGAGGTAAGGAAAAAGAGAGTGATTATCGTGGGCGTACACTTTTTCTTcacataataatataaaatttatta
It encodes:
- the LOC131178681 gene encoding uncharacterized protein LOC131178681 — translated: MAEKKVTVMVIKVDLGCEKCLKKIKKVLCQIPQIQNQVYDEKANTVTITVVCCSPEKIKKKICCKGGDSVKGIEIKVPEKPIEKPKPAKPKDQPKETEKKEPEKPKDKPTPAPAPAPRPAPAPAPAPAPAPAPAPAPAPAPAPAPAPAPAPKPAPAPKPAPAPKPAPAPAPKPPEPTPAYTPPVRTCCPECYAGYGGGPCYHGYGRPPPCYAGYGTPAPCYEPYGRPIYDSWGGGGCRRGCYVGRCDCLSEENPSACSIM